A stretch of DNA from Calditerricola satsumensis:
ACGGGGTGTGCCTGACGATCGACGAGGAACGCGTCCGGTACGAAGCCAGCCGCCTGGCGGCCGAATTGACGGGCCGGTCGCTCTTCTAACCGAAAGATCCGCGCCCGCACGCCGAAAAAATCCCCCGGACGAGCCGGGGGAACCGGGAGGGCAGGGGGAAGCGGTTTTGTAACCACCATTCCGGCATTAGGACAAGGCCAGCCAATCGGACAGGTGCACGTTGCGAAAGGAGACCGGCTTGCCCGATTGACGGTACGGCGACTCGAGGCGCGCCCACGACGGGTGGCGCTCATCGAGGGCCAGCACGAAGCGCGGGGCGTCCGATGCCGGAGGGGAGGGTGCGGACACGCGGGACACCTCCTTCGGTGCGCCTAGGGATAGTATGGGGCGTGGCGGAAGCGGCGATGAGTGTCACTTTTCACCGCGGCATCCCGCATACGCCTGGGGCGCCAGGCATATCGATGGAGCGAGAGGGAGAGCGCGATGGAGAGCAAGCTGGAAGTGCTGGCGACGGTGAAGGTGCAGGCCAGCGAAGACCTGTACAAAATCGTCGACGTGCTGAACCGCACGCTCAAAGAGCAGGACCTGATGTTCGGCTTGGCCAAGGATCGGCAGGATCCGGACAAAATGGTGTTCACGATCTACCGGACGTGACGGCAAGCCGCAACGCGTGAGTCGCTTGCTGCTTCGCCGGCCTCGTTCGGTTCCCATTGCCCCGGCAGGCCGGGAGGTGGCGGCGATGCGCTGGACGGTTGGCCTGATGCTCCTGGTTTTGTTTTTGCTCGTTGCCGGTTGTGTGCGAGCGGTTCCCGATCCCCGGCCGGTCGCGCAGCCGGCAGACTCCCGCGAAAGCGCCCAACTGGCCGCGGCGGTGGATCGCTACCTCATGCCCAAGAAACCGTACCGCTTTGTGCTGAAAGTGGCCGTCGAAGGGGGCGCGCCGGCATCTGCAATGGGAAGCGGAAGCGAGGGGCGCTACTTTGTGGGAACGGTGACCGGCCGCGACTGGACGATCACGGGTCGCTTGAACGGGCAAACCTACCACCTGGTGTCCCGGGGCGGGATCCTGACGCTGCGCATGGCGGGTCGGGAGATTCTTGTTCCGCCCTCGGTGCACGGCCTGTTTTCGCCGCGCGATCACCTGAGCGTGGTGCGCCGGTACCTCGACCGGGCGACGCCGACGCGCGACGTGCCGGCCACCGGGCGCGCCGTGCCGGCGGTGCGCGTGGACGTGCCGCCGGAGGACGTGGCGGCGATGCTCCGCCGCGCGCTGGGGCCCGCCTTCCAAGGCCGCGTCGCGCTTGCGCAAGCGAAAGACCGCGCCCGCGTCACCTATGTTCTTGGCGTTGACCCGCACAACGCGCGGGTGGCCCTTTTGCGCGTGATCGTCCTGTTTGCGGACCCCTCGAATCCCGTTCAACACGTGCTGGAGTACCGGTTTTTGGAGGGTTGAATCGGCTGCCGTGAGCACAAGGAAAATGGCCGTCGTCGCCGCGCTGGTGGCGTTCATCGTCCTCGTGAGCGGGCAGGCCGTGTCGCTGTACCGCACGCTGACGGCCGAAGCCCATGGGGTGACGCCCGCGCTGCTCGAGCGGGTGGGCCAGGCCACGCCGCTGGTGCGGGTGACGCGCGTGGAGCGCTTTCATGGCCGCCAGGCGTACCTGGCCCTCTACGGCACCGACCGGAACGGGGTGGCGTGGGTGGCCTGGGTGCGGCGGGACGGGAAAGGCCCCGTGCTCGCCGCCCGCGTGGAGGAGGGGATCAGCCGCGCGCGCATCCGCGCGCTCGTTCTGGCCCAGGAGCCGGGGGCCCAAATCGGACGCATCGTGTCGGGGATCGACGAAGGCCGCCCGGTGTGGGAGGCCGCGTACACCGACACGGCGGGCCGCCAGCATTACGCGTACTTTGATTTCTATACCGGAGCCCCGCTCAAAACCTACCGCTTGCTGAAGACGGCTTCGTGAGCCGTCTTTATTTATTTTGGTGGAATTGACAGGATGTTATAATTCAATTCTACCAGGTCTTTGTTATACTTGAATATGAAAAGGCTCCGCCCCGTTTGCGACAAAGAGAAAGGGGGAGACATCGTGAAGCGGACCCGCCCCATTGTCGTGCTCGTATCGCTGCTCGCGACGTTTGCCGTGCTCCTCGCCGGATGGCTGGGCTACGAAGCCGTGGCCGTGGAAGAGCCCATCCGTCAAGCGCTGGCCGACGTTCCCCACGTCGACGTGACCGGCGTGGAGGTGACCCCGTCGGCCGTTGTCGTGCGCGTGCGCATCGACCAGGTGGCCAATGTGGCCCGCACCTTCCGGGAGCTGGACGAAACGCTGAAGGAAGCGGCGAAAGGGCGCGACGTGCTCATCCGCGTCGAGAACAAGCCGTCGCCGCTGGAAGAGATTTGGTTTCGCGAATCCTTCGCCGTGTTGGAAGCGCTAGAAAAGGGCGAATACACGCGTATTCCCACCATCACGTCGTCGTGGAAAGTGCGGTACCGTCTCGACCGCAGCGACGCCTTCTTGGATGAAACCCGGCTGTACGTCGCCCTCAAACGGGGGAACGAGGAGCTCGTCCTCGTGATCCCGTACGGCGACCCGCCGGAGCGAAGGGAGGCCGGAACGTGAAGAAAGACGTGCTGATCGGCGCAGCTCTGGGCATCGTGCTCTTTCTGGCGGCCATCGGGGCCAACGTGTTGCCCCTT
This window harbors:
- a CDS encoding YpmA family protein, which gives rise to MESKLEVLATVKVQASEDLYKIVDVLNRTLKEQDLMFGLAKDRQDPDKMVFTIYRT
- a CDS encoding cell wall elongation regulator TseB-like domain-containing protein, whose translation is MSTRKMAVVAALVAFIVLVSGQAVSLYRTLTAEAHGVTPALLERVGQATPLVRVTRVERFHGRQAYLALYGTDRNGVAWVAWVRRDGKGPVLAARVEEGISRARIRALVLAQEPGAQIGRIVSGIDEGRPVWEAAYTDTAGRQHYAYFDFYTGAPLKTYRLLKTAS